The sequence GTAATGTACCTATATAAAGTAATAAGAAAATACCCTAAGCTACTTGTAATATTAGACAGTGATGTGCAAAAAGGGcgcagaaaataaaaaaaaaatgatatatttCATTTGCTTTTGAGATTTTCTGCATCATCTATGTTACATACAACAAATGAATTGAAAACTGCATTACGATAATGGAGTCACCACCGTTCTCGACACAGTCCGAAGCGCCTCCTTTAAGTGAAGACAGTGGATTACTGATTACAAGTGGTTCGTTTTCGAGCGACTCAGCTAGCGGATGGCATTACGTTGCTTCTGAGGTGAGCCAAGCTATTCATTAAACGTCAAATTTATCATCAGTGCTATTACAATTCATCTAACAATTATTcttcgtatttaaataaatagaaactaAAAATTCTAAATCAATAATTACATAAAAGAAAATAGTAGAAATCAAGCTGCTTaaatagtaatttattatttacagctTTCTAGTAATGTACCTACTAGATATGTAATgagaatgtaatataataatacaagatctgcatattaattaatttagaatcATTACTTACACTTGATACATTTACATAGAACttggtacaatatttttttgtatttctgtaTGAATTTAATCAACCCTTAAATGAGTCACTCTAAATATAGTAGTGTAGTTAGATTTATGCATGACCATTTGTGTCactttttttgtaaaatcaGCCATCAAGGAAGCTTTACCTGCTATGCATTTATGAAACAATATTCTTATTTGCCTGTACATtcccatatttttttctttgctatGAGCTCAGATCGATATGTTACATGTTTTCTACACTGAGAATACTAATAGTTTTGTAAATCATGTCTGATAATTTTGATTCATCAATCAGACTGCTGATTGATTAGGATGCAAGCttaccttttatttgttgagtTAGTTGACTTGTAGACCTTCCTCTATTGCAATGTTAATTGATAGGGCTTTATAAATTAGAGAGTTATGAATAAATGAAGGGAATTTGTTGTTTGTCAATGGACATAGACTTATCCTCCTATTTACACTAAAGATAGCTTCTTGTCAAAACTACAAAAAACTCTTCAATTATGCTATGTAAAACCATGgaaaaagaaataaactcaTAATATGTGCTCAAAGCAGTCATTTACTCAAgtaaaacaaaagataaaaatctcaggaaatataatatattccaaaaatataatattttcttcatttaattgtttttcaacGTTTTTAAAACATTACCGTTTGCATGTctcataaaaatttatttgtttgatgtTGGTACCGCTAATTCGCTTTATTGGTACTGCTAATTTTGTTTGTCACTTGATCTTGACATTATTAAAAGTTAACTGAGAGATACTTTACTTAAACACATCACTGTTTTGTCATCGGACAGCAAAGTCAACACAATTACATATAAagagtccaaaaaaaaaactataaaacttattttatcagTTCTAATGCATAAACTCACACACATAACAATAAACACGAGCTTTTGTTGCTTCTTTTCACAAAAACTACTCTGCTGTTGCACATGTACATATTAAGGGTACATATTTCTAAGTCCTACATCATGGCCAATAGTGTTGGCAAATGAATGAGacccaaaaatgtttttaacaaTATCCATATGTGAATAAGCAACCTTATACACatagtatttataaattttcaaaagttCATTTATAAATCTTTTAAAACAGGTACCATGATAATTAATAGGGGGATAGATGAATTTGAATAatcaatttttaaaaacaagatttttattttcaattaaattgtaaattactaaaataattataacaatccttctaaatttaaaaaaaaattaataataaaattcaaataatcagCTGTCACAAGACAAAGCTATAATGTCCTTCGGACACCCATCACAAGGTTTTCTGACCATTCTCTGATTAACTACATCAAGGGCTACGCAAAGCGAATTAtacttagtttatttatttgcattttcaaagcctttttatttatgttagaattattatttttagttttattattgtagTAGATAAGCAGATAAgcttatgtttttattgatgctAAGCATGGTCCATAACACTCATCTTGTGTTTGGTTTATTATAAACCACCCAAGTAGGTACCATCAAGTTGCCTATTTTTGTAGCGAACCAGTCCTGTATTCCAGTTCGAAGGGCAGTagttatataaaatacaatttagacattatgtcttaaggtgggcggTGGTATTTGCATTGTGGTGTATATAGAATCTAATAGCTACTCAAGACCAGATGGGCTGTAGGCATATTAACagatgtttaaaattaaaaatttaccaGAAATATCTATAAGATCATAATAAAAGcaaaatgacaaaattttgTTCAGTAGAAATGACTAGATATTGATTTGACTAGTAGCAAAACTAATTCAAACCTGAAACcaaaatttgaaacaaaaaattaaaactgagGAAGCTTTTCTTCTAGTAATTCAGGCAATTAGAATAACAGAttgaatatgaataatatttttcattaataacatattttcaCACATGATCACAATGTTTTATGAGACTTAATGATTTGAATTTTGTAGCATTCTGTTTAGCTTCAGCGAATTTAATTCTTTCATTTTGCTCCTAGCTcctttatttgaaatataatgtGCACAACTGCGAGGTGTTATATAGCTGATATGTATTTTTATCTTGTTACACAGCTGCAAGAAAGTGACTTTGATGAAAAATCTCTGTCACTTTGTGAATCCACAGAAACATCAGAACGTATGTGTGACTTTTTTAACACTGTTAAAAAAGGTCCTGGCAAAGTAATTCTTACAACAATAGAACCACCTCCAGAGTTTCAGGTGAGCAGATTAATGTGTTAATAtagcattattattaataccatTCACAGGAATCATGTCTTtgtatttgatttttgattttagGATAATCCTGAAGAGAATGCTGAAGCAAAAACATGCACCACTGTCAATATACTGTCTCAACCTGCTGCATCCATTGAAAATTCCTCGAAGAATTTAAAAACTCAAAATTTAGATGTAGCTGCTAATATAAAACATGTTTCACCAATTTGCTCTAAAAAATCAAAGCCAGAAATGATGTATGAGCATCGTCAGTGCTTAAATCACAGATTTTCCAGTCCTAGGTTACTGCATCTTAGTCCATGCCGAGGAACTCGCCCTTCATCTAGAAGCTCAGTTTCCTCGCGTTTATCGAGTAGTCATAACTCACTTGTAACTCAGTTTCAAATTGACGACTCTAACTTCATAACACAAGCAATATCACATGATACACTTTCCACTGCAACTACAGATATAACAGACATGTACAATGTCCCTTTTGATAGTGATATTTACGCAGTGCCAATCGATATGATTCGTCCAGGTCAGtcaaatataaaacataaaagcAAGAAAACAAACAGAAGCAATAAGAGACGAGTCAGAGTGATATCACAAAATACAAGCATCCCTCATGCTTCTATTGAAAAACATCACAAAGCAAAGGAATCCGTTAGACACaaagaaatcaaaattaaaagacACAGTTTGCCCAGCTCTTCTTACAAACGAAACATTGTGGAGTCAGACACAGACTCCCTCCAACTAACTCTGCGTGAAATGAGAAAATATTTACACACACTTTATTCTAGTTCCAGTGATTCAGAATGTAGGAACACTGTAAGCAGGAAAAATAATACAGTTATAACCAGTGTTGGAGTACATGCAAAGCATGTAAACAAAGATGCAAACTCTAACATGTTTCACAAAGACAGCAATGAAATATCCAAATCTAATGATCCCTACAATCAGAGGAAATCAACTAAAAATTCTTGTGGGACTAACATGAAAAGTAAAAAGCAAAAAGATAATTTAGCAAAAGATATTGAAGTTGACAAAACTGAAAAACCAACTAAGAAAAATGCATCAAATCCAACTCAGAAACCGAAAATGTCGACAGTCAGAAtcctttcaattaatttaaaacagagTTTCTGTAATTTATTTCGCTGGCGAAGGCAACCAGTCGTTGATAATGTGACTGAAGTAGAAAGACTTGGAAAACAAGGAAAAATTGATGAATCACCTCCAGCAGCTGTCCGTCGAGCACTGCCTCCACTGCCTCAAACACCACACACCTCCCATGCTTCTCGTAGAGCGACTAATGATGAAGAAACAATTATGGATTTTGCTAAATCCATTCAAAAAGTGAAagatgtaaataatttaatatgaaattgtgTAAttcataagtttaaaatttaaaatcacatgattaaaaatattcttttaaatatttcagtATGGCTGGTATTGGGGTCCTCTTTCTGTAGAAGCTGCTGAGAAAATACTGTCTAATGAACCTGATGGTTCATTCATAGTACGTGATAGTAGTGATGATCACTATATTTTTACTTTGACATTCAAATTAAATGGACTTAGGCACGTAAGAATTGAACATGATCAGGGTAAGATGAATTAGAtgaattatttgtttaaatattgtagataatttattgtgataaataaaaataaaaagttctgttttaggtaatttttgcTTCGGTGGTTGTACAATGTTTAAAGCACAAACGATAGTCGAATTTATTGAAAATGCTGTGGAAACATCTCGCAGTGGCCGCTATTTATTCTTCCTAAACTTGAGACCAGTTCTTGGCCCAGTTCGTGTGCAACTTCTTTACCCAGTGTCAAGATTCAAGCGAGTACAAAGCCTACAACATATGTGTAGGTAGGTAATCTAAAAAGTAGAGAATACGAGTTTATTCATTTACTTACTCTActagtttaattataaatattcttTCTTTATATGAAACATTTATTACTGTGGTCTGGATTACTTTGTGTATTAATAATGAAGCTCATTCAAAATGATTTTTATCGATTGAAACCTGCATTTTCGCTATGAGAGAACTCGCCAATCTTAAGAAGTGATTTAGGGACTTAAAAGGGTCGTGGCGTtcagaaaaaattaaaagagaCTATAAAGCATAATCAAGCGGCTTAAGATGGAGACGATCGCCAGTCTTCAGCTCGAATAAAAAGCCGCTCATTTCAATTCACGTTTGTGTGGATGCAGATTTATGATCCTGTATTAAGTATTTTCTGAAAGATAATCGATCATGGTTTCTTAAGAGAACTTAAGAGAACATGGTTTCTTAAGTAACCATCCACTCAAGAATCGTATATATATCACACCTGGAAACTTTTTAACGAAATATAGCTTAGTGGCTCTTTGATAACTAATGCATCAAACCATTACTGAAGCCGGATATTCCTCACTTTGTACAGACTAATTGAGACATTTACAGGCTTAAACTGGGCTGTTCTACTTATTGAATTGACGTTGATCAATAGTAGAAAATATTCTCATAGTAGTAACTACAGTCTTACTGTTAGCTCCTTTTACGTACTACTTGCCTAAGAAGTTGTTTTCATTTtaccaatattatttttttaattattttgaattatttattattttacttaacaGTAATGAATACTTCATTTCTTTGAAGCTACAAGTACTAAGTCATATTTTTTGTCGTTTTTGTCACTGTTCTGGGTACCATATACCTACATTTACCTCtagataaaatatttagttGCAAGACACGATTTCTTGGGATTCTTTCTGTCGCTGCTTTGATTGCCTTTAGTACGATACGGCAAGGAcggccaaattttttttttgtctctagCAGTGAACTTTTCTTTACACTTTAATTTACACAATCGATTAATACCAAGCGAATGAGGAGGCTAAAAAATGCTCTGCTTAATGCAAAACGGTTTTCATGTTTATCTCATTCCATTTTAATattggaaataaatttaataagaatCAATGCGAAAGTACGAAAACAGTAAATACCTATTAATGAGTATGACAGTTTTCCGAttgcaattgtattttttattgtaacagtatttatattatttctttgaTGCGGCTTCACAGTTATAATCTACTTGAATTCAGTATGCttaaatttcaaatacaaatttgagtatACTTTTACACGATCGAGAAGTTAataaactcacactaagcacatagGAGGAGGCAGGGATTCCGACCGAGTGTGCGTGATACTGACCGAGCGCATACAGATGCAATTGTAATACGTAACGAAAAGATCTAGCGTCCGCACTTTCTTTGTAAAATATCTCATTtcaataaagtaataatatattgttctTGATCTATTTATTACTATCTATCGAAACATTAACGTGGTCCTGCGACGCCGTGCCTAGTCCCAGTTTTAGCCCCAGCCAAACCGGAAAGAACGACCACTTCGCGGTAAATTTAGCGGTAGCCTAACCTACCCGCGTGGGATAACTTTTTTCAATAACTACGCATATTATGAATTTTCgagctttatttttaatacatgatGTTTTTGTCATGAAAGTCGGTCGCAAACatattgttaaaaacaattttcttgATACTGGCTTGCTggataaaaaaacatgtgtatAATGGGTTGCATCTGGCGTCTTATCATTAAATTCACGACGACTCCGAATATGGTACCACAAAAACGCAGATGTAAACAGGGTGGGCTCGCAGTATGCCTGAACGGTCGATTCGTTCAtttgtcgtctattttatatacatatgagAACGGTCAGTTCGTTCCTTGTCTGATTCGTGTACATACGTCTTATAGGAAGGCATTAAAAGTACTGCCTGCCGCCAATCACGTCCATCCTCGTTCCATTTccttcttttgtttcttttcaaatcaCCTGTCAAGTCTCTGTCTTAATCTATGTTCAGTTGTTGTAGGTTGTATGTACTGTCAAAGAGGTTACACGACACGACAATGCCCTTACTTGTAGGTtgtatgtcctgtcaaagaggttacACGCCACGACAATGCCCTTACACGCCAGTGATTACACAAATTTATAATACGTTTgctatgtgatttttttatagcaGTATTCTAATGTACGTTTCCTATTTCAGGTTTGTGATATTGAAGTACGTACGCCGTGATCTTATTAGCAGCCTTCCACTGCCAAGGCGCCTCGTCGATTATTTGAGCGCCACTCATTATTACTCTGAGCTTCTGGCCGACATTTAAATATgtcaaattaaaaactaaagttAACCAAATCGTACGAAAATGTATTTAGATACGATCGATaatggaatttaatttttatgttgcgCTTCAACATCACCTCAACCTTAAaagttgtaaaatattttacgctagtgatatttattttttgtaacgtttttttttatcgtaaattttgttactttattaTAACGTTGAACGCGATTTTTCTGCTTTGTActcaaaaaataaaatgcaacTTTTGTCAATTCTCCAAAGTTAAGGTAGTTGGAAGCAATATTGAATAAACACTTTAAATCagatttaaatacaattatgtataatttatcTGAAACGATATAAATGTCTAAAATCGTAGGTAGTAAACCGAGAAACCCGTATCTTAGTGTGAAATACGCCAAATGATAAATCTTTGGTCAgtgaaaagatttgtttatgaATATGTACTTTCTCAGAGAATGTCTTTGAACTTTCGAAGTAATGAACGAGGAAGCTTCTTGAGGGTAGCGGTCCAAACTCTATTGAATGTTAGTGATAAATGTGACGGTTATATTAGTGTTTAGCGTAATCTACATCGTTCTGTCAATTTTGAAATCAAATAATATTcttgaatattatatttttacaagCACCTTACTAGTTCTACGGAACGACAACATTCGTATAAGAGACAATTAATATAAATCACCTATGTATTTATGATACTAAAGCAGAGTCAAATTGTTTTTTACCGGCATCAATGGATTATCGTCTGTGTAAAAATTCACGAGGAATCCGTTTAGATCAAATTCATCGACAATAAGATGCTAAAGTGTAGTGTTTAAATATGTAACCTCCGTCTCGTAGACCTTCTATGAATGAGCTTGCAAAAGAAGCAATCGAGTCGTTGTAAGGCACCGGAAATCTGGGTATCGTGAATGTGACGTGCGTTGTTTTGGAAAGATTTATATGAGAATTTAGATTCGATGTATTCGTAATAAGAATGAGAACTCGTTTAAACATGAGAGTTTCATTCGCTGTGATGTTTACAAGATACAGAATAATGCGAGCGGTACTCCGTGAAATTTTCCGAAAAATTTGATTATgctaacattaaattaatttagttcGTGACAAGGTAAATCACCAAAATGTAAATGAATTGAATATCATACGTGGTAATAAATCAATGATCGATCCGTTTTTGATTTACGATATTTTTGACgaaaattcacatttttttaactttGCTTATTATTATAGCATGTATTTGAGAAAGAAAATTTTTACTTGTTTACAATATGAATATCCCCGGATGTtgaaatgctatttggtttacgcgacatttatcgttgtaattaaaggttcgttttatttgtttttagtatcaacaattcgatatttttaatcaaacttCAATCAattttaccccattcaaatagttgaagaattttttttgttatgatatttttttcaaattttaaactttaaatggctcccCTGTAAACTTGCAAAAATGTCGGTTAAACCGAATAACTTTTCGCCCTTCGACTTGTTAAATGGTTTCAATGAAATTTCTGGAAGCGATGTTAAATTAAGAAGGAATGTAGCACGTAACATAGTTTAGGAAGTcggattaaatttttttttgtccgaaAATTGAGAATGTGCGTTTCCGATTGAACGTGTCACAATTCTAGAGTCCACGCGTGTGATGCAAGCCCAGCTAGTAAGGTATTTACGAAACGGTAGAGTACCAAATCTTTTGGAAAAAAATCATAACTAAACAACAAATTGTAAGCAATATTACAACGACTGCCTTGTAaagaaacaaatatatattgttgaattgattatttatttaccgtTGAACTCTACTTTTATATGAAGGTACtagttttttgaaaaataataataataataattaaatgaatgtgATTTAATTAGTAAGTCATACAATGGTAATTTTGCACGGTGATGACGTCGCTTTTAGGGATTTGATGTGTTTGTAATTAATATGAATTTGATCATTGAAGGTCGATGTAAAACGAATTCACCGTGCATGTACCGTAGTCGCCTTTATCTGAGTACAACTTTTTACTTATATGTCTAAATGGTTGATTGTAAACGTAAATAACGGTTAAGTAGATGTACGACCTCgcctttataattattattgaattgagAATGACTACTGGCGACGTTATCGATTTGATCACGAGACGTGATACAAATGGGAACTGAATAATGTCGTGAGGGTAGTTTCATGTCGTGTTACTTCGAAAATAGGTTATGCGTGCGAGACGCTTCATTCTAATTTTACACAAGCAATCGTCTATCACTGGTTTAACCTTAAGTATTTATTCATGATTTTGacataataattgaatattattgAAAGAAATGAAGCGATTGAATAATTgcgaaacttaaaaaaaaatgtctaaagTGCGGTCTGATTACGGgagattttcgtaaaaataatgTCACCACACTACGCGCTATATTAAAATTGGAACTAATGAAAATTAGCTTTGCCCTGTGTTAGATGAGTTAATTTTTTCGCACCAAAGATTATAGGAATAGATATATACATTAAGTAAGTTAATTACGTTGTGATTAGTACTATTTATCGATTAATAATGTCAGCTCTTATTTATTTCTAGCCACACGAACACCGATGCGACGTAGGCGATTTATGTATTTCAATGCCTTTATTACCACCGtgaatttttaaaaactttaaatacgTTATACGGCTATATTATAAGGTATTACAAATGAAAACATATCACCGTTTTGTATTTGTTGTAACGATTTAATAATTAGGATCATTGCATGAAATATTAGGTATAAACGTATAGTATGATGTGATTAACAGTAATATTTTGTGGTATAGAAAGGAATTTGTCGTGCTTGCTCACACTTTAGAAGTATAATAgcacgctttttttttgtagcttgCTATTGTTGTAATAAATAAGACTACGGAACTATTCACGcgattcaaatatttaaattgttaaatatgCATCAAGCCTGGTGCTAATGTGAAATGGGATGAGCGGCGTTGTACCGTAGTTTGAGTTTTCATGCTTAAATTTGTAATGTGACGTAATAGTACAAATTCGTGTATTACGTATAAGAATGAACGCAGTGCACTTAGTATTCTATGTTTAACggtttaaattatattctgCTCTCTTTACAATTATTGTCTAAATGGACCAATTAACGAAAACACCACTGTTTGTTGTGAAGTTCCAAGTGAGTTTATATATGAACGTGTAAATTAGCTAAAATGTACATATGAATTTGTGTATATAATTGTATAAGTAAATTATGAAATTCTTGCCAAATATTAACAAGAAATTTGGTGTAACGTAAATGTTGTTATAGAATTCTCGAAGCACTTAAACGTTAGTTGTTTCTCTACAAGAATTTAACGAAGTCCTTATTCGATTCATGAGGGCAGTATATAGTATCAATAAGTTTGTTTTCAAGATATAACAAAAAAGATCCAGTAAAAAATAACGCAATACAGGAATATATTGCAAAATATTGTGTTTTGACGACAgaaaagtataaaacaaaacagtTTGGCCACGAAATTGGCAAAACAGTTTGGCCACGAAATTGGCAAAACTCTACCTATCCAATATTGCTCATAGTGTCCATTCGGATAAGTGCTTATATTATAAGATGATTTAGCGCCGGTGTGCAGATCTATGTATAGGATTGATCGAATCATAGTCCacactgagaaaaaaaaaattgaagtttttttttgatagttCTGATACATGAAGCAGTACGTACGTTGGCGTTTTATGAGTCACACAGAAAAAATCAAGAAATGTTGCTATGCGATCCGGACGACTCCGTGGAGTTTTATGTCGCATTGCAAAATTGCTAATCGATAATATAATCGGAAGTGTCTCA is a genomic window of Bombyx mori chromosome 1, ASM3026992v2 containing:
- the LOC101741974 gene encoding uncharacterized protein LOC101741974, with the translated sequence MESPPFSTQSEAPPLSEDSGLLITSGSFSSDSASGWHYVASELQESDFDEKSLSLCESTETSERMCDFFNTVKKGPGKVILTTIEPPPEFQDNPEENAEAKTCTTVNILSQPAASIENSSKNLKTQNLDVAANIKHVSPICSKKSKPEMMYEHRQCLNHRFSSPRLLHLSPCRGTRPSSRSSVSSRLSSSHNSLVTQFQIDDSNFITQAISHDTLSTATTDITDMYNVPFDSDIYAVPIDMIRPGQSNIKHKSKKTNRSNKRRVRVISQNTSIPHASIEKHHKAKESVRHKEIKIKRHSLPSSSYKRNIVESDTDSLQLTLREMRKYLHTLYSSSSDSECRNTVSRKNNTVITSVGVHAKHVNKDANSNMFHKDSNEISKSNDPYNQRKSTKNSCGTNMKSKKQKDNLAKDIEVDKTEKPTKKNASNPTQKPKMSTVRILSINLKQSFCNLFRWRRQPVVDNVTEVERLGKQGKIDESPPAAVRRALPPLPQTPHTSHASRRATNDEETIMDFAKSIQKVKDYGWYWGPLSVEAAEKILSNEPDGSFIVRDSSDDHYIFTLTFKLNGLRHVRIEHDQGNFCFGGCTMFKAQTIVEFIENAVETSRSGRYLFFLNLRPVLGPVRVQLLYPVSRFKRVQSLQHMCRFVILKYVRRDLISSLPLPRRLVDYLSATHYYSELLADI